The Actinomadura sp. WMMB 499 genome includes a window with the following:
- a CDS encoding MFS transporter, whose translation MQDSVPPGPPQARVGGVVATLALAGTTAAVMQTLVTPLIADLPRILDTTPSNAAWVVTVTLLVGAVCVPVSGRLGDLVGKRPMLLACSVPLVLGSIVCALSSSVLPMIIGRGLQGVGMGMVPLGIALLRDVVPMERLSTSIALVSASMGIGGGLGLPIAAAVAEFASWRVLFWASAALAVAIGAMIWFLIPSVPPAAKGQRFDAVGALGLAVGLVSFLLALSKGGDWGWGSATTVVLFAVAAVALLAWGAWELRTREPLVDLRTTARPRTLLTNVASIFVGVGMYSAMLVVPQLLQFPEATGYGLGQSMLAAGLWMAPGGVMMMIVSPLGGRLTNARGPKVTLVSGILVLALGYGAMLALMGTAWGLMLGLMIINSGVGLAYGAMPALILGSVPQEESAAANAFNTLMRSLGTSIGAAAVGVILAEMTVTMGGHTFASENGFRVALLGGCGVALVAALIAAAIPAARSAARGRHAAAEPVAERVGSVR comes from the coding sequence ATGCAAGATTCCGTGCCCCCGGGCCCGCCGCAGGCCCGGGTGGGGGGCGTGGTCGCCACGCTCGCGCTGGCGGGCACCACGGCCGCCGTCATGCAGACGCTGGTGACCCCGCTCATCGCGGACCTGCCGAGGATCCTGGACACCACGCCGTCCAACGCCGCCTGGGTGGTCACCGTGACCCTGCTGGTGGGGGCGGTCTGCGTGCCGGTGTCCGGACGGCTCGGCGACCTGGTGGGCAAGCGCCCGATGCTGCTGGCCTGCTCGGTGCCGCTGGTGCTGGGCTCGATCGTGTGCGCGCTGTCGTCCTCGGTGCTCCCGATGATCATCGGACGGGGGTTGCAGGGCGTGGGCATGGGCATGGTGCCGCTCGGCATCGCCCTGCTGCGCGACGTCGTCCCGATGGAACGGCTCAGCACGTCGATCGCGCTGGTCAGCGCCTCGATGGGCATCGGCGGCGGGCTCGGCCTGCCGATCGCCGCGGCGGTCGCCGAGTTCGCGAGCTGGCGCGTGCTGTTCTGGGCGTCGGCGGCGCTCGCGGTCGCCATCGGCGCCATGATCTGGTTCCTGATCCCGTCCGTGCCGCCCGCCGCCAAGGGGCAGCGGTTCGACGCGGTCGGCGCGCTCGGCCTGGCGGTCGGGCTGGTCTCCTTCCTGCTCGCCCTGTCCAAGGGCGGTGACTGGGGCTGGGGCTCGGCGACCACGGTCGTCCTGTTCGCCGTCGCCGCCGTGGCCCTGCTCGCGTGGGGCGCGTGGGAGCTGCGGACTCGCGAGCCGCTCGTCGATCTGCGCACCACGGCGCGTCCGCGGACGCTGCTCACCAATGTGGCGTCCATCTTCGTCGGGGTCGGCATGTACTCCGCCATGCTGGTGGTGCCGCAGCTCCTGCAGTTCCCCGAGGCGACCGGCTACGGCCTCGGCCAGTCGATGCTCGCGGCGGGCCTGTGGATGGCGCCCGGCGGCGTCATGATGATGATCGTCTCGCCGCTCGGCGGGCGCCTCACCAACGCCCGCGGCCCGAAGGTCACGCTGGTCAGCGGCATTCTGGTGCTGGCGCTCGGGTACGGCGCCATGCTGGCCCTGATGGGGACGGCGTGGGGCCTCATGCTCGGCCTCATGATCATCAACAGCGGGGTCGGGCTGGCCTACGGCGCCATGCCCGCGCTGATCCTGGGCTCGGTCCCGCAGGAGGAGAGCGCCGCCGCCAACGCGTTCAACACGCTCATGCGCTCCCTCGGGACCTCGATCGGCGCCGCCGCCGTCGGCGTGATCCTGGCGGAGATGACCGTCACGATGGGCGGCCACACCTTCGCCTCCGAGAACGGCTTCCGGGTCGCCCTGCTGGGCGGCTGCGGAGTCGCCCTGGTCGCGGCGCTGATCGCCGCGGCGATCCCGGCCGCCCGGTCCGCCGCGCGCGGCCGGCACGCCGCCGCAGAGCCGGTGGCCGAGCGGGTCGGGAGCGTCCGCTGA
- a CDS encoding MarR family winged helix-turn-helix transcriptional regulator — translation MRRPTYEIEYEQMLLSRHELLRRRPRTVDRSAYVLLSRIRVQGPMSIGELSDAFGLDASTLNRQTAAATRAGLVERIADPGGGIARKFRITAKGVRLLDEERDSIVGSLDRVMAGWSDEDILTFASYLRRFNRDIEALSGRPWPRP, via the coding sequence ATGCGCCGCCCCACCTACGAGATCGAGTACGAGCAGATGCTGCTCAGCCGTCACGAACTCCTGCGCCGGCGCCCCCGTACCGTGGACCGCAGCGCGTACGTCCTGCTCAGCCGCATCCGCGTCCAGGGGCCGATGTCGATCGGCGAGCTGAGCGACGCCTTCGGCCTGGACGCCTCCACGCTGAACCGGCAGACGGCGGCGGCCACGCGGGCGGGGCTCGTCGAGCGCATCGCCGATCCGGGCGGCGGCATCGCCCGCAAGTTCCGCATCACCGCCAAGGGGGTGCGCCTGCTCGACGAGGAACGCGACAGCATCGTGGGCAGCCTGGACAGGGTCATGGCCGGCTGGAGCGACGAGGACATCCTGACCTTCGCCTCCTACCTGCGGCGCTTCAACCGCGACATCGAAGCCCTGTCAGGACGCCCCTGGCCCCGCCCCTGA
- a CDS encoding cupin domain-containing protein, with the protein MIEIKSIDKPDERRDFPRGHLDVVEMTGLVFGRATFEPGWRWTESVKDLSGTDLCQVHHNGYVVKGMLHVRMEDGSEDEMGPGDAFVVSPGHDAWVVGDEACVVFDFAGGIGEYAKGAGI; encoded by the coding sequence ATGATCGAGATCAAGAGCATCGATAAGCCGGACGAGCGCCGCGACTTTCCGAGGGGCCACCTGGACGTCGTGGAGATGACGGGACTCGTCTTCGGCAGGGCCACGTTCGAGCCCGGCTGGCGCTGGACGGAGTCGGTGAAGGACCTCTCGGGCACCGATCTGTGCCAGGTCCACCACAACGGCTACGTCGTCAAGGGCATGCTGCACGTGCGCATGGAGGACGGCAGCGAGGACGAGATGGGCCCCGGCGACGCGTTCGTGGTGTCGCCCGGCCACGACGCCTGGGTCGTCGGCGACGAGGCCTGCGTGGTCTTCGACTTCGCCGGAGGCATCGGCGAGTACGCCAAGGGCGCCGGAATCTGA
- a CDS encoding DUF4352 domain-containing protein, whose product MSDPQITRPDHPGADGWPFAQAPGPRPVGAVRRVLQAFGAVLGVQFLAGCIALLVLTSYRRAAAEWLLPLIAIADLLVTLQIGWLAVRDIRLSGGRPAVARFVLTFLIAALLAGAGAGAYAVDRHAGRPVAAAFGAPATDGDFRFTAAPPECGHKVERIVVRGVMCRVRLVVANTGSVEVRFGASAQRLDGEDAELPGLLVARGRGTHPAWTLPPGGSVRGYLVFDAPRGFVPRTLVLHGSEDGRGVRYRVG is encoded by the coding sequence GTGTCGGATCCCCAGATCACGCGCCCGGACCACCCCGGAGCGGACGGGTGGCCGTTCGCGCAGGCCCCGGGCCCGCGGCCCGTCGGCGCCGTCCGCCGCGTCCTGCAGGCGTTCGGCGCCGTCCTCGGCGTGCAGTTCCTCGCCGGATGCATCGCGCTGCTGGTGCTCACGAGCTACCGGCGGGCCGCCGCGGAGTGGCTGCTGCCGCTCATCGCGATCGCCGATCTGCTGGTCACCCTGCAGATCGGGTGGCTGGCCGTGCGCGACATCCGGCTCTCGGGCGGCCGGCCCGCCGTCGCGCGGTTCGTCCTGACGTTCCTGATCGCGGCGCTCCTCGCCGGTGCCGGAGCCGGTGCGTACGCGGTCGATCGCCACGCCGGACGTCCGGTGGCGGCGGCCTTCGGCGCTCCCGCGACGGACGGCGATTTCAGGTTCACCGCGGCGCCGCCCGAATGCGGGCACAAGGTCGAGAGGATCGTCGTCCGCGGGGTGATGTGCCGGGTCAGGCTGGTCGTGGCCAACACGGGGTCGGTGGAGGTCCGGTTCGGCGCGAGCGCGCAGCGGCTGGACGGCGAGGACGCCGAACTGCCCGGCCTGCTCGTCGCCAGGGGGCGGGGGACGCACCCGGCCTGGACGCTGCCGCCCGGCGGGTCCGTCCGCGGGTACCTGGTGTTCGACGCGCCGCGCGGGTTCGTGCCGCGCACCCTCGTCCTGCACGGCTCCGAGGACGGCAGGGGCGTCCGGTACCGGGTCGGTTAG
- a CDS encoding DUF6882 domain-containing protein, translated as MSEVITLANVLDDAALFSLEHQVQLEEVVGDHNWNANLQEERFVFSGSRELVCSRVHLLGSAAPGPQSWLWAWANPAGYPESLTAHSVRVRDFGRQHGIQQLADAEVPFGTLPGTPADPGFEPVRVTGALLDAAKAVSGCWTSYHADVGGGTRAAFLIEHPEFQLPAPAFPRVMRVLQQAVAEVPMSDARRAIHSYARWRGLGAAFTPDHAKLTITGPDFTIGVEFDQYNRVGEISARSGAETI; from the coding sequence ATGTCCGAAGTGATCACACTCGCCAACGTGCTCGACGACGCCGCGCTCTTCTCGCTCGAACACCAGGTGCAGCTGGAGGAGGTCGTCGGCGACCACAACTGGAACGCGAACCTGCAGGAAGAGCGGTTCGTGTTCAGCGGGAGCCGCGAGCTGGTCTGCAGCCGCGTCCACCTGCTCGGCAGCGCGGCGCCCGGACCGCAGTCGTGGCTGTGGGCGTGGGCGAACCCCGCCGGCTATCCCGAGTCGCTGACCGCCCACTCCGTCCGGGTCCGCGACTTCGGGCGGCAGCACGGCATCCAGCAGCTGGCGGACGCCGAAGTCCCGTTCGGGACGCTGCCCGGCACGCCCGCGGACCCGGGGTTCGAGCCCGTCCGCGTCACCGGGGCGCTGCTGGACGCGGCCAAGGCCGTCTCGGGCTGCTGGACCTCCTACCACGCCGACGTCGGCGGGGGCACCCGTGCCGCGTTCCTGATCGAGCACCCCGAGTTCCAGCTTCCGGCACCCGCCTTCCCGCGCGTCATGCGCGTCCTCCAGCAGGCCGTCGCCGAGGTGCCGATGAGCGACGCCCGGCGGGCGATCCACAGTTACGCGCGATGGCGAGGGCTCGGCGCCGCGTTCACCCCCGACCACGCCAAGCTCACCATCACCGGGCCGGACTTCACGATCGGCGTCGAGTTCGACCAGTACAACCGGGTCGGGGAGATCAGCGCGCGATCCGGAGCCGAAACGATCTGA
- a CDS encoding lytic polysaccharide monooxygenase — MRRIVAYPLAGLAAVGSTLFVASPASAHGYVSSPPSRQALCATGTVSGCGPIQYEPQSVEGPKGLRSCDGGNQQFSALSDESRNWPATAVGSSVTFNWVITARHRTADWRYYVGDKLVGSFAGNNELPGSVVNHKVDLSGLSGRRTVLAVWNIGDTANAFYSCVDVNIGGGSGTAPPTTAPPTTAPTEEPEPTDGPTAEPSAEPTAGPPTGPAPQPEPSAGGDAWKVGRSYKAGDVVTYGGEKYRCRQAHRSIRSWEPSQFTLALWLPL; from the coding sequence ATGCGCAGGATCGTCGCGTATCCCCTCGCCGGTCTCGCGGCCGTCGGGTCGACGCTGTTCGTCGCGAGCCCGGCATCGGCCCACGGCTACGTCTCCTCGCCGCCGAGCCGGCAGGCGCTGTGCGCGACCGGGACGGTGTCCGGCTGCGGGCCGATCCAGTACGAGCCGCAGAGCGTCGAGGGTCCGAAGGGGCTGCGGAGCTGCGACGGCGGGAACCAGCAGTTCTCGGCCCTGTCGGACGAGAGCCGGAACTGGCCCGCGACGGCCGTCGGGTCGAGCGTCACGTTCAACTGGGTCATCACCGCCCGGCACCGCACGGCCGACTGGCGGTACTACGTCGGTGACAAGCTCGTGGGGTCGTTCGCCGGCAACAACGAACTGCCGGGCTCGGTCGTGAACCACAAGGTCGACCTGAGCGGCCTCTCGGGACGGCGGACCGTGCTCGCCGTGTGGAACATCGGCGACACCGCGAACGCGTTCTACAGCTGCGTCGACGTGAACATCGGCGGCGGCTCCGGGACCGCACCGCCGACCACCGCGCCGCCGACCACCGCGCCGACGGAGGAGCCCGAGCCGACGGACGGGCCCACGGCGGAACCGTCGGCGGAGCCGACCGCCGGGCCGCCCACGGGCCCGGCCCCGCAGCCGGAGCCGTCCGCGGGCGGGGACGCCTGGAAGGTCGGGCGGTCGTACAAGGCCGGGGACGTCGTGACCTACGGGGGCGAGAAGTACCGCTGCCGGCAGGCGCACCGTTCCATCCGGAGCTGGGAGCCCTCGCAGTTCACCCTGGCCCTCTGGCTGCCGCTGTGA
- a CDS encoding DUF305 domain-containing protein — translation MNGRRGALIAAAVLAPLLMTACGGGEANGKPVSAATPAAKHNDGDVMFLQMMIAHHRQGLEMAGLAAERAPSEEVRVLAAAVKATQTEEAERMIAWLQAWSKPLEAGHGHAHGPHAEHGAAPATGAEEIESLKRAKGTAFEKAFLNLFIAHQHNAVEMARTELAEGGNPDAKAFAQRVRESRTDQIRQMLGLLNA, via the coding sequence GTGAACGGCCGGCGCGGAGCGCTGATCGCGGCCGCCGTCCTCGCGCCGCTGCTGATGACGGCGTGCGGTGGCGGTGAGGCGAACGGGAAGCCGGTGAGCGCCGCGACCCCGGCGGCGAAGCACAACGACGGGGACGTGATGTTCCTGCAGATGATGATCGCGCACCATCGGCAGGGCCTCGAGATGGCGGGGCTGGCGGCCGAGCGGGCGCCGAGCGAGGAGGTGCGGGTCCTCGCGGCGGCCGTGAAGGCGACGCAGACCGAGGAGGCCGAGCGGATGATCGCGTGGCTGCAGGCGTGGTCGAAGCCGCTGGAGGCCGGGCACGGGCACGCCCACGGGCCCCACGCGGAGCACGGCGCGGCGCCCGCCACCGGCGCCGAGGAGATCGAGTCGCTGAAGCGCGCGAAGGGGACGGCGTTCGAGAAGGCGTTCCTCAACCTGTTCATCGCCCACCAGCACAACGCCGTCGAGATGGCGCGGACGGAGCTGGCGGAGGGCGGGAACCCGGACGCGAAGGCGTTCGCCCAACGGGTCCGGGAGTCCCGCACGGATCAGATCCGGCAGATGCTCGGGCTGCTGAACGCCTAG
- a CDS encoding HAMP domain-containing sensor histidine kinase has protein sequence MSDHPDEPRASRTGGMRGTLALVAFAVTTMVAVSFLLPLCLVVKQMARDRALTGAERQAASLVPVLAITTAPDALADAVASTEAGADGRLAVHLPGGTVGTPRAAPADVAAARDRGRAFPAELRGGQVLLRPVVRDGAPTAVVEVFVPRAELSRGVTEAWVTLAGVAVALGAVAVAMGDRLATRVVRSSRRLAAAAGRVGAGDLDVRVTPDGPRELRAAATAFNTMAEQVAGLLETERETAADLSHRLRTPLTGLRLSIDGLVANPGDPDRLERGREALARLEGEIDALITTARRPRPQAAGCDAADVARERLGFWSALAEDQDRPHQLIAPDGPVPVPVARTELVAAIDALMGNVFRHTPRGAGFTVTVHRGRHSVGLLFADAGPGIADERAALRRGTSGAGSTGLGLDIARRLADATGGGLRVDRSPQLGGARIQMWLRTEPAERTKRSRR, from the coding sequence ATGAGCGACCACCCCGACGAGCCCCGCGCGTCCCGCACCGGTGGGATGCGCGGCACCCTCGCCCTCGTCGCGTTCGCCGTCACCACCATGGTCGCCGTGTCCTTCCTGCTCCCGCTCTGCCTCGTGGTGAAGCAGATGGCCCGCGACCGGGCGCTCACGGGCGCCGAACGCCAGGCGGCGTCGCTCGTCCCGGTCCTGGCGATCACCACCGCCCCGGACGCCCTCGCCGACGCCGTCGCGTCCACCGAGGCCGGCGCGGACGGGCGCCTCGCGGTGCACCTGCCCGGCGGCACCGTCGGGACGCCGCGCGCCGCGCCCGCCGACGTCGCCGCCGCCCGCGACCGCGGCCGGGCGTTCCCCGCCGAGCTGCGCGGCGGGCAGGTGCTGCTGCGGCCGGTGGTGCGGGACGGCGCCCCCACCGCGGTCGTCGAGGTGTTCGTCCCGCGCGCGGAACTGTCCCGCGGCGTGACCGAGGCGTGGGTGACGCTGGCCGGTGTCGCGGTCGCGCTCGGCGCCGTCGCGGTCGCGATGGGGGACCGGCTCGCCACCCGCGTCGTCCGGTCGTCGCGCCGCCTCGCCGCCGCGGCCGGCCGGGTCGGCGCCGGCGACCTCGACGTCCGGGTGACCCCGGACGGCCCCCGCGAGCTGCGGGCCGCCGCGACCGCGTTCAACACCATGGCCGAGCAGGTCGCGGGACTGCTGGAGACCGAACGCGAGACCGCCGCGGACCTGTCGCACCGGCTCCGCACCCCGCTGACCGGGCTGCGCCTCAGCATCGACGGCCTCGTCGCCAACCCCGGCGACCCCGACCGGCTGGAGCGCGGCCGGGAGGCGCTCGCCCGGCTGGAGGGCGAGATCGACGCGCTCATCACCACCGCCCGGCGGCCCCGCCCGCAGGCCGCCGGGTGCGACGCCGCCGACGTCGCCCGCGAGCGCCTCGGGTTCTGGTCCGCGCTGGCCGAGGACCAGGACCGTCCGCACCAGCTCATCGCCCCGGACGGCCCGGTGCCCGTGCCGGTCGCGCGCACCGAGCTGGTCGCGGCGATCGACGCGCTGATGGGCAACGTGTTCCGGCACACCCCGCGCGGCGCCGGGTTCACCGTGACCGTCCACCGCGGACGGCACTCGGTGGGCCTGCTGTTCGCCGACGCGGGCCCGGGGATCGCCGACGAGCGGGCCGCGCTGCGCCGCGGGACGAGCGGTGCCGGGTCCACCGGCCTCGGCCTGGACATCGCCCGCCGCCTCGCCGACGCCACCGGCGGCGGCCTGCGCGTGGACCGCTCCCCGCAGCTCGGCGGCGCCCGCATCCAGATGTGGCTCCGCACCGAACCCGCGGAACGGACGAAACGGTCACGGCGCTGA
- a CDS encoding response regulator transcription factor → MAMVLLVEDDEIVRQALIHELTDLGHAVHSVARALDALREATGGYDMIVLDLGLPDLDGGEALKMMRAVTDTPVIIATARDDEREIVRLLRSGADDYMVKPFSGDQLDARIQAVLRRTRANPPPDVLEVGGLRIDLDARRADLDGAPLRLTRLEFDLLAFLAARAGRVVRRREVLAEVWRQANGDDQTLDVHMSWLRRKLGETAARPRYLHTVRGVGVMLTAP, encoded by the coding sequence ATGGCGATGGTTCTGTTGGTCGAGGACGACGAGATCGTCCGGCAGGCGCTGATCCACGAGCTGACCGACCTCGGGCACGCCGTGCACAGCGTCGCGCGCGCCCTGGACGCGCTGCGCGAGGCGACCGGCGGCTACGACATGATCGTGCTCGACCTCGGTCTGCCCGATCTCGACGGCGGTGAGGCCCTGAAGATGATGCGCGCGGTGACCGACACCCCCGTGATCATCGCGACCGCGCGGGACGACGAGCGCGAGATCGTCCGGCTGCTGCGCTCGGGCGCCGACGACTACATGGTCAAACCGTTCTCCGGCGACCAGCTCGACGCGCGCATCCAGGCCGTCCTGCGCCGGACGCGGGCGAACCCGCCGCCGGACGTCCTGGAGGTCGGCGGGCTGCGCATCGACCTGGACGCGCGCCGCGCCGACCTGGACGGCGCCCCGCTGCGGCTCACCCGCCTGGAGTTCGACCTCCTCGCGTTCCTCGCCGCCCGCGCGGGCCGCGTGGTGCGCCGCCGGGAGGTCCTCGCCGAGGTGTGGCGGCAGGCGAACGGCGACGACCAGACCCTCGACGTCCACATGTCGTGGCTGCGCCGCAAGCTCGGGGAGACCGCCGCGCGGCCCCGCTACCTGCACACGGTCCGCGGCGTCGGCGTGATGCTGACGGCGCCGTGA
- a CDS encoding carboxymuconolactone decarboxylase family protein — MAHIDLDDGIPGLPSLLRFRPETAGPLSVLAEALLRGPGPLERGERELIGAYVSELNGCRYCAGTHGACAAAQLPDGAALVERVHADPSTAPVSDRLRALLAIAAAVQKGGREVGEAHVAAARAAGATDVEIHDTVLIAAAFCMYNRYVDGLATAVPADPADYARFAERLVAQGYAAR, encoded by the coding sequence TTGGCGCACATCGACCTGGACGACGGTATCCCGGGGCTCCCCTCGCTCCTGCGGTTCCGCCCCGAGACGGCCGGGCCGCTCTCGGTGCTCGCCGAGGCGCTGCTGCGCGGCCCCGGCCCGCTGGAGCGCGGCGAGCGCGAGCTGATCGGCGCGTACGTGTCCGAGCTGAACGGCTGCCGCTACTGCGCCGGCACCCACGGCGCCTGCGCCGCCGCGCAGCTCCCCGACGGGGCCGCGCTGGTCGAGCGGGTGCACGCCGACCCGTCCACGGCGCCCGTCTCCGACCGGCTGCGGGCGCTGCTGGCGATCGCGGCGGCCGTGCAGAAGGGCGGGCGCGAGGTCGGCGAGGCCCACGTGGCGGCCGCCCGCGCCGCCGGCGCGACGGACGTCGAGATCCACGACACCGTCCTGATCGCCGCGGCGTTCTGCATGTACAACCGGTACGTGGACGGTCTCGCGACGGCCGTCCCGGCCGACCCGGCCGACTACGCGCGCTTCGCCGAACGGCTCGTCGCCCAGGGCTACGCCGCCCGCTGA
- a CDS encoding SAM-dependent methyltransferase, protein MPPDERFRTDRPVSARVWDYWLGGKDHYEVDRETGERVARDVPGIVSAARSDRLFLGRCVRHLAGDAGVRQFLDVGTGLPTVDNTHEIAQRVAPESRVVYVDNDPLVLAHARALLAGTPEGATDYVDADVRDPERILGEAARTLDFGRPVALMMLALLHFVPDDGEARRILRTFTDALAPGSFVALSHACLDVDVTRAATDAWNSSGTPQLIRARTAKEIEALFDGLDLVEPGVVSCPRWRPEPSPWGEPPETMTFCGVARKLPS, encoded by the coding sequence ATGCCCCCCGATGAGCGCTTCCGCACCGACCGGCCGGTCTCCGCACGCGTCTGGGACTACTGGCTGGGCGGCAAGGACCACTACGAGGTCGACCGCGAGACCGGCGAGCGGGTCGCCCGGGACGTGCCCGGCATCGTGTCGGCCGCCCGCAGCGACCGGCTGTTCCTCGGCCGGTGCGTCCGGCACCTCGCCGGGGACGCGGGCGTCCGGCAGTTCCTCGACGTCGGGACGGGCCTGCCGACGGTCGACAACACGCACGAGATCGCGCAGCGGGTCGCGCCCGAGAGCCGGGTCGTGTACGTGGACAACGACCCGCTCGTCCTCGCGCACGCGCGGGCGCTGCTCGCGGGCACGCCCGAGGGCGCGACCGACTACGTCGACGCCGACGTCCGCGACCCCGAGCGCATCCTGGGCGAGGCCGCGCGCACGCTCGACTTCGGCCGTCCGGTGGCGCTGATGATGCTCGCGCTGCTGCACTTCGTGCCGGACGACGGCGAGGCGCGGCGCATCCTGCGGACGTTCACCGACGCGCTGGCCCCCGGCAGCTTCGTCGCCCTCTCGCACGCCTGCCTCGACGTGGACGTGACGCGCGCCGCGACGGACGCGTGGAACTCCAGCGGCACGCCGCAGCTCATCCGGGCGCGGACGGCCAAGGAGATCGAGGCGCTGTTCGACGGGCTGGACCTGGTGGAGCCCGGGGTGGTGTCCTGCCCCCGCTGGCGTCCCGAGCCCAGCCCGTGGGGCGAGCCGCCGGAGACCATGACCTTTTGTGGAGTGGCGAGAAAACTACCCTCCTGA
- a CDS encoding ABC transporter permease, with product MTETAPATGRAESESTFTGTGALVRFMVRRDRVRIPVWLLALGLSTAATASNLTSTYTTAEGRQSRASLVDSPAGAAFSGPGYGLDDYTYGAMMANELLGFVAIFAGLMSVLLVVRHTRAEEEAGRAELVRAGVVGRHAPLAAAVLVVGGANVALGALVTLLLGGSGIETVTWSGSLLFGAGLTAVGLVFTAVAAVTAQVSEYGRGASGLAGALLAAAYTLRAVGDMGGGALSWLSPIGWAQATKVYVDDRWWPLALSVVLTGVLLAAAFALATRRDVGAGLVPPRPGPRTASAFLGTPLGLALRLQRTSLVWWGVSMAGLGAVYGAFTGDVEEAIGDNEALQEWVATVPGASLSDQFVGVIVSMLAAVCAIQAILAMQRPRAEETGGRAEPVLATAVSRTRWLAGHTAVALAGGTLMLLLSGLGAGAVGAVVVGDAGLLPRTVGAALAYAPAVWITAGAALALFGLAPRALALAWAVVVYAVFVTTFGGLLRLPQWMDALSPFGHVPMLPGEDMRWAPLLILSAIAAGLVAAGFAAFRRRDLDLH from the coding sequence GTGACCGAGACCGCCCCCGCGACGGGACGTGCCGAGAGCGAGAGCACGTTCACCGGCACGGGCGCGCTCGTCCGGTTCATGGTGCGGCGCGACCGGGTGCGGATCCCGGTGTGGCTGCTGGCGCTGGGCCTGAGCACGGCGGCGACGGCGTCGAACCTGACGAGCACGTACACCACCGCCGAGGGCAGGCAGTCGCGCGCGAGCCTGGTGGACAGCCCGGCGGGCGCGGCGTTCAGCGGCCCCGGATACGGGCTCGACGACTACACCTACGGCGCGATGATGGCGAACGAGCTGCTCGGCTTCGTCGCGATCTTCGCGGGGCTGATGAGCGTCCTGCTGGTCGTCCGGCACACCCGCGCGGAGGAGGAGGCCGGACGCGCCGAGCTGGTCCGCGCGGGCGTGGTGGGACGGCACGCGCCGCTCGCCGCGGCGGTGCTCGTGGTGGGCGGGGCGAACGTCGCGCTCGGCGCGCTCGTCACGCTGCTGCTGGGCGGCTCCGGCATCGAGACCGTGACGTGGTCGGGGTCGCTGCTGTTCGGGGCCGGGCTGACCGCGGTGGGGCTGGTGTTCACCGCGGTCGCCGCCGTCACCGCGCAGGTCAGCGAGTACGGGCGCGGCGCGTCCGGGCTCGCCGGGGCGCTGCTCGCCGCCGCGTACACGCTGCGGGCCGTCGGCGACATGGGCGGCGGCGCGCTGTCGTGGCTGTCGCCGATCGGCTGGGCGCAGGCCACGAAGGTCTACGTCGACGACCGGTGGTGGCCGCTGGCCCTCTCGGTGGTGCTGACCGGCGTCCTGCTCGCCGCCGCGTTCGCGCTGGCCACCCGCCGCGACGTGGGCGCCGGGCTGGTGCCGCCGCGGCCCGGACCGCGCACCGCGTCGGCGTTCCTCGGCACCCCGCTCGGCCTCGCGCTGCGGCTCCAGCGGACGAGCCTGGTGTGGTGGGGCGTGTCGATGGCCGGGCTCGGCGCCGTCTACGGGGCGTTCACGGGCGACGTGGAGGAGGCGATCGGCGACAACGAGGCCCTGCAGGAGTGGGTGGCGACGGTCCCCGGGGCGTCGCTGAGCGACCAGTTCGTCGGCGTGATCGTGTCGATGCTCGCGGCGGTCTGCGCGATCCAGGCGATCCTGGCGATGCAGCGGCCGCGCGCCGAGGAGACCGGCGGACGGGCCGAGCCGGTGCTGGCCACCGCCGTGTCGCGGACCCGCTGGCTCGCCGGGCACACCGCCGTCGCGCTGGCGGGCGGCACGCTGATGCTGCTGCTCAGCGGCCTGGGCGCGGGCGCCGTCGGGGCCGTCGTGGTCGGCGACGCCGGGCTGCTGCCGCGGACGGTGGGCGCCGCGCTGGCCTACGCCCCGGCGGTGTGGATCACCGCGGGGGCGGCGCTCGCGCTGTTCGGCCTGGCGCCGCGGGCGCTCGCCCTGGCGTGGGCCGTCGTGGTCTACGCCGTGTTCGTCACGACCTTCGGCGGGCTGCTGCGACTGCCGCAGTGGATGGACGCGCTGTCGCCGTTCGGGCACGTGCCGATGCTGCCGGGCGAGGACATGCGGTGGGCGCCGCTGCTGATCCTGTCGGCGATCGCCGCCGGTCTCGTCGCGGCCGGCTTCGCCGCCTTCCGCCGCCGCGACCTCGACCTGCACTGA